In the genome of Bremerella sp. P1, the window CAATCTGCACCCCACGAGCGCCTAGGCGTTCTCGCCAGATTACATCGCAGGGCACTGAACTACCCGCCTGTGAAAAATAGGCGGAGCACGATCGCAGCTGAAACGCCTTCCGATTGATTGCCTGATAGGACGGCAACTCCCCCGTTCGAAGCCAGGCGGCATAATCCTGCCCTTCCAGAAGAGTTGCCGTACGAACCTCTCCATCAACAAGCATGGCAATGCATTCGGCCAATTGCGGCTGAATGGTGCCAATCTGAATTGCCTCTGAAACATCTTCTTGTGCCAGCGCAAAAGAGTTGCATAGGCACGTCACAACCACCGCGAACAACCAGGCTGCCGACGAACGGACCATCACATTCTCCCTGCAAAGAGCTATGCAACTTCCCTGTTTATCCAAGCACAACGCACATGCAACTCCATTGCATGTTTCGCACTGCAGCAGATTCTACCGTTTTGCAAATCAGTTGCAAGTGGCTCCCGGCAGCGTTACTGTCGTGCCCAGAAGACATCCGCTAGATGGCAGTTCCATCGGCTGCTTCAAAATACGAGAGAGCCTAGAAAGCCCTCGAAAAATTAGCGCAAGAGGCCTGACAACACAGGGAGTGTCGATCAGTTCGTCAAGAATGTGGCTCGCTTTCTAAGAGCCAGACCGCCGGTACTTTGCTGGGGAATTTCGATATATTTCGTAAAACACACCTGCTGGAGCGACATAAAAAAAGGGAACGCCAAGCCGACGTTCCCTTCAATTTGTCGCCAACCGTTCTTAGTCGTGTGCAGCGTGGAACTTCTTCAGATGCTTATCCACGAGCCCGAGCAACGACTTGATCAGGTCATCATGATCGTGCTTGATCTCGGCAAATTGCTTGGCGAACTTTTCGTGGGTCGCCTGGATCTCTTCATGCTGCTTGGCCAGCTTTTTGTGGTCAGCATCATCGTGGTCGGCGATTTCGTGTTCGTGCTCAGCGATGTGCTCAGCATGAAGCCGGATCTCTTCGGCTTGCTCGGCGAGCATCGCTTCATGCTCGAAGATTTCGGCCTGCAGTTTGGACAAGGCAGCAAGAGCCTTGCGATGTTCGATCTGCATTTTATTGATCTCGGCAAGCCACTTTTTGTGGTCGGCGTCTGCCTGGGCGTGCTCTTTTTCCATGGCCGCATGCTCGTCATCGACAGGCCCTTTCTCGTCGGCCAGCACCGTCGCGGGAGAAAGCAGACAACCGATGAACAGCAATGCCAGAGCAATACGTAATGTCATGACAGGAAACCCTTTACGGAAAGTAATGAAAAACTGTACAGACTGTTGCGACGCGAGAAATTTCGTTGTGCCTTACGGAAAACGACACTCGATACACCGACAACATACGGATTACCTTTGCTTGCAACGGATTGTAGCGATAGCTAGACTGAAGTCACGCAAAGGTCATTTTTTTCGTTAAACGCTTTCTCATGAGCGTGTTGCTGTTTCGACTAGTCGTATTCGGCCGGGTGATGCTATACCTATTGGCCAAGGACTTGTCTTTGGAACAAGACTTTGCGTATCTCAACTTCAAAACCAAGAAACATCTCGTTTCTCGATCTTCGATCTATCGTCCACCGTGAGCCTTACGGCGGGCGTTCGTCATTGGCTTGTCTCAAGCGGTTCGGATTTACGCTTGTCGAATTGCTGGTCGCCATTGCGATCATCGGGGTGCTGATCGGCCTGCTTCTGCCAGCCGTGATGCAGTCTCGAGAGGCCGCTCGCAAGATCCAATGCCAAAATAATCTGCGTCAAATTGGCCTGGCAACGATCCTATTCGAAGACACCCATGGTCTTTATCCACCGGCCCGTATCTTTCCCAGGCAAGGGGATCCTGTCGATCTGACCTGTGGTGGCGATCAGCCATCCTGGTTTGCCCGAATCCTTCCGTTCATTGAGCAGCGTGAAGCCGCGCGGCAGTGGGACCTGCTCAAGCCCTACTCGGAGCAGACTTCCGATGCGGCCTACAACGTTGTCTCCACATTTTTATGCCCATCGCGACGAGATGCTTCCAACGCTAGAGTGCCTGACACCGAGGAGGTGCTTACCCTTCCATGTGGCTGCAGTGGCGGCATTATCCAAGTACGCGGCGGTGCGGTGGGTGATTACGCTGGCAACCACGGTGATTTCACCGGAGGATCGACCGGCAGCCCTCAAGACTACTGGCAAGGGGGCAATGGCACAGGGATTCTGATTTCTAGCCGCGGTCTATGCAAACTCGGAGAACTGCACGGTTGGATTGATAAGATCCGACCCAAAGATGTTATAGATGGCTTGAGCAACACCGCCTTGGCCGGGGAAATGCACATCCCCATGGGGCGTCTCTCTCAGGCTCCCGAGAATGGTGCCATGTACAACGGCGAGGACCTGGTCGCGTTTGCCCGGATCGGCGGGCCCGGCATCCCTTTGGCACGTGATCCGAGAGATACGACCATCGCCATTCGGGGATTTGGAAGTTGGCACCCAGGCGTCTGCCATTTCACGTTCGCTGATGGATCGACCAAATCGTTATCGAACCAGATCGACACGGTAACGCTGGGTCAGTTCACGAATCGAGCCAATCCATGAGGAGCCTGACCGTTGCTGCTTTGTTGGCCACCTTACCAATGATTTCCGGTTGCGAGACACCTGGGCTGTCAACGTATCCCGTACAAGGCAAGGTCCAATTCGAGGATGGTGCGCCGGTGCGAAGCGGATATGTTGAAACGCTCTCGCGCGAGCACCGAATTAACTCGCGAGGACAAATTCAACGGGACGGAAGCTTTGAGCTGACAACATTTCGAGAAGCGGATGGTGCCGTCCCTGGTATGCACGACGTCGTTGTGATTCAGTTCCTGGGAAGTGAAAAGACATCACAGATCGAACATGACCACGGAGAGGCGGTCGCCACGCGGTTCGCAGACTACACCCAATCAGGGCTTTCGATGAAGGTGAACGAACAACAAGGCAACACCTGCGTACTAACCGTATTAAAGGCACGCCATAAGTAAGACTTGGCATTTCCATATTTAATATGTTAAATCAATGCGTATTCTCTTTTGTTCCCGTTGACTTTATTTTGCATCCTAACGAGAATGCCTAGAGTTTCGTTTCAAAAGCAATCGACTGTCGTCCCATGAACTCCCTACTTCACCGCAGCACCGCACTGATGCTTTCCGCTGCCCTGCTTTTCATAACAGGGTTGGGGGATGCCTTGCACATGCTGCCGGGTATGGGACACGCTGGTCATTGCCACGGCTTGGCTTGCCACGCGGGTAG includes:
- a CDS encoding DUF1559 domain-containing protein, which translates into the protein MRISTSKPRNISFLDLRSIVHREPYGGRSSLACLKRFGFTLVELLVAIAIIGVLIGLLLPAVMQSREAARKIQCQNNLRQIGLATILFEDTHGLYPPARIFPRQGDPVDLTCGGDQPSWFARILPFIEQREAARQWDLLKPYSEQTSDAAYNVVSTFLCPSRRDASNARVPDTEEVLTLPCGCSGGIIQVRGGAVGDYAGNHGDFTGGSTGSPQDYWQGGNGTGILISSRGLCKLGELHGWIDKIRPKDVIDGLSNTALAGEMHIPMGRLSQAPENGAMYNGEDLVAFARIGGPGIPLARDPRDTTIAIRGFGSWHPGVCHFTFADGSTKSLSNQIDTVTLGQFTNRANP